Part of the Candidatus Binatia bacterium genome is shown below.
ATCGCCGTCCTGTCGGATGAGGCGCGCGAAGCGCAGGTGGAGCAAGCGCGGGCACTTGCGACGCAGCGCAAGACCGAAATCGACGCCAAGCGCAGGCTGATCGAGAGCGGCGCCTTGCCGAAGCTCGAGCTGGTCAATCTCGAATCGCAGCAGAAGGCGGCAGATGCAGCGCTTGCCGCCGCGGAAGCCGAGCGCGAGCGTGGTGTCGTCCGCGCGCCCTGGGCGGGCGTCGTTAGCGACGTGCCGGTCGAGGTCGGCCAGGCGACGTTCTCCATGGCGGGACGAGAGATCGCGCAGATCGTGGCGCTCAATCCCATGCTGGCGGTGGTTGAGGCACCCGAGCGCAAGCTCGCCGGTATTAAGGTCGGCGACGCCGCTGACATCCGCCTAGTCACCGGCGAGACCGTGACGGGCCGCATCCGCTACGTCGCTAAATCGGCGAGCCCAACCACCCGAACCTATCGCATCGAGGTCCAAGTGGAGAACGCCGCTGGCAAAATCCCTGATGGGATCACCGCAGAAGTCGTGATCAAGATGGCGTCAGTGCCGGCGACGCGCGTACCACGCTCGGCCCTAATCTTCTCGGCCTCGGGCGACCTCGGAGTCCGCGTCGTCGATGCCGGCGGCAAGGTGGCTTTCGTCCCTGTGGCGATCGCCGAGGACGGGCAATCGTCAATGTGGGTCGGCGGCGTCGAGGACGGCGCCCGCGTCATTGTGCAAGGCCAGGACTTCGTGCGCGAGGGCTTGCCGGTTGAAACCGTCGCAGCAGCGGTCGCAGAGAAGACCGCCGGCAATTGACCCACGACGCCTGGGCCGATGCGAAGCCGGCTCGGCAGATCAAGGAATCGACCAGAACACCCGCATGTCCAAGATTATCGATTACGCCATCAGCCATGCACGGCTCACTGTCGCGGTGCTCCTGTTCGTGCTCGCCGCTGGCTTCGTCGCCTATGTGACGATCCCGAAGGAGGCGGAGCCCGACGTCAAGATCCCGATCATTTACGTTCAACTCACTCAGCGTGGGATCAGCCCGGAGGATGCTGAGCGGCTGATGCTGCGACCGGTCGAGACGCAGCTGAAGTCCGTGAGCAACGTGAAGGAGATGCGCTCGACGGCCTACGAAGGTGGAGGCTACGTACTGCTCGAGTTCGAGGCCGGCTTCGATTCAAAGTCCGCCCTCGCCGACGTGCGCGCCAAGGTTGACGACGCCAAACACGATTTGCCGAAGGATACCGACGAGCCGTCGGTGCAGGAGGTCAACCTCTCGCTCTATCCGGTGCTGGTGGTGGCGCTGTCCGGCGACGTGCCCGAGCGCACCATGTTGCACATCGCCCGCACGGCGAAGAACATGATTGAGCAGGCTCCGGGCGTGCTGTCGGCGGAGCTGCGCGGCTCGCGCGATGAGGCGGTA
Proteins encoded:
- a CDS encoding efflux RND transporter periplasmic adaptor subunit; the encoded protein is IAVLSDEAREAQVEQARALATQRKTEIDAKRRLIESGALPKLELVNLESQQKAADAALAAAEAERERGVVRAPWAGVVSDVPVEVGQATFSMAGREIAQIVALNPMLAVVEAPERKLAGIKVGDAADIRLVTGETVTGRIRYVAKSASPTTRTYRIEVQVENAAGKIPDGITAEVVIKMASVPATRVPRSALIFSASGDLGVRVVDAGGKVAFVPVAIAEDGQSSMWVGGVEDGARVIVQGQDFVREGLPVETVAAAVAEKTAGN